A section of the Paenibacillus aurantius genome encodes:
- the gndA gene encoding NADP-dependent phosphogluconate dehydrogenase — MTKQQIGVVGLAVMGKNLALNIESRGFSVSVYNRSPEKTHELLEEHKGKNLHGTFSVEEFVQSLETPRRILIMVKAGKPTDDTINQLVPYLDQGDILIDGGNAYFPDTQRRNKELQEKGFRFIGTGVSGGEEGALKGPSIMPGGQKDAYELVEPILTAISAKVNGDPCCTYIGPDGAGHYVKMVHNGIEYGDMQLICEAYQLLKDVLGLTTTELHDIFAEWNKGELDSYLIEITTDIFTKTDPETGKPMVDVILDTAGQKGTGKWTSQSSLDLGVPLSIITESVFARFLSAMKQERVQASKVLSGPSASQYEGSREEFIEAVRKALYASKICSYAQGFAQMRAASEEYNWNLQYGNIAMIFRGGCIIRARFLQNIKDAYDRDPELRNLLLDEYFGRVVQDYQNAWRQVVAAAVTNGIPVPAFASALAYYDSYRTERLPANLLQAQRDYFGAHTFERVDKEGSFHFEWLEN; from the coding sequence ATGACTAAGCAGCAAATCGGTGTGGTCGGCTTGGCCGTTATGGGCAAGAACCTGGCCCTCAATATTGAAAGCAGAGGCTTCAGCGTTTCCGTTTACAACCGTTCACCGGAGAAGACGCACGAGCTCCTTGAAGAACACAAAGGCAAAAATCTGCACGGAACCTTCAGCGTGGAGGAATTCGTTCAATCGCTGGAAACGCCGCGCCGCATCCTGATCATGGTCAAGGCCGGAAAGCCTACCGACGATACGATCAACCAGCTGGTTCCCTACCTGGATCAAGGCGACATTCTGATCGACGGCGGGAACGCCTACTTCCCGGACACCCAGCGCCGCAACAAAGAGCTGCAGGAGAAGGGCTTCCGCTTTATCGGCACCGGCGTGTCGGGCGGTGAGGAAGGGGCACTGAAGGGACCTTCCATCATGCCGGGCGGACAGAAGGACGCTTACGAGCTCGTGGAGCCGATTCTCACGGCCATCTCCGCTAAAGTAAACGGCGATCCGTGCTGCACCTACATCGGCCCGGATGGTGCCGGCCACTATGTCAAGATGGTTCACAACGGCATCGAATACGGCGACATGCAGCTGATTTGCGAAGCCTACCAGCTCCTGAAAGACGTTCTGGGCTTAACGACTACGGAGCTTCATGATATCTTTGCAGAATGGAACAAAGGGGAGCTGGACAGCTACCTCATCGAAATCACGACGGACATCTTTACCAAAACGGATCCCGAAACCGGCAAGCCGATGGTGGACGTTATTCTCGACACCGCGGGCCAGAAGGGCACCGGCAAATGGACGAGCCAAAGCTCCCTAGATCTTGGCGTGCCCCTGTCGATCATTACCGAGTCGGTGTTCGCCCGTTTCCTCTCGGCCATGAAGCAGGAGAGGGTCCAAGCGAGCAAGGTGCTGAGCGGACCTTCCGCTTCGCAATATGAAGGCAGCCGGGAAGAGTTCATCGAAGCGGTGCGCAAAGCCCTGTACGCGAGCAAAATCTGCTCCTACGCCCAAGGCTTCGCTCAAATGCGCGCCGCCTCCGAGGAATACAACTGGAATCTCCAGTACGGCAACATCGCGATGATCTTCCGCGGCGGCTGCATCATCCGGGCCCGCTTCCTGCAGAACATCAAGGATGCGTACGACCGCGATCCGGAGCTTCGCAACCTGCTGCTGGACGAGTACTTCGGCCGGGTGGTTCAGGACTACCAGAACGCGTGGAGACAAGTCGTCGCCGCGGCGGTTACGAACGGAATCCCGGTTCCTGCCTTCGCTTCGGCTCTAGCTTACTATGACAGCTACCGGACGGAACGCCTGCCGGCTAACCTGCTGCAGGCCCAGCGGGATTACTTCGGAGCCCATACGTTCGAACGGGTGGACAAGGAAGGCAGCTTCCACTTCGAGTGGCTCGAGAACTAG
- a CDS encoding shikimate kinase: MNKNNIILIGFMGTGKTTLGRRVAERLGWAFVDMDERIEEKEERGIPSIFESQGEDYFRRVETAVLAELAEGTNQVISTGGGCVLREENRRLMAAAGTIVALKASPRTIVDRVRGDANRPLLQGDLEQRVAGLLEQRKEAYDFADLTLMTDERSLEEMVEELAALAAGK, encoded by the coding sequence GTGAACAAGAATAACATTATTTTAATCGGGTTTATGGGGACGGGGAAAACGACCCTCGGACGCCGAGTGGCCGAACGATTGGGCTGGGCGTTTGTGGATATGGATGAAAGAATAGAAGAGAAGGAGGAAAGGGGGATCCCCTCTATATTCGAATCTCAGGGGGAGGACTACTTCCGCAGGGTGGAAACGGCGGTCTTGGCCGAGTTGGCGGAAGGGACCAACCAGGTGATTTCGACGGGAGGCGGCTGTGTCTTAAGAGAAGAGAACCGCCGGCTGATGGCAGCGGCCGGAACGATCGTAGCCCTTAAAGCCTCTCCGCGGACGATCGTCGATAGAGTTCGGGGGGACGCCAACCGCCCGCTGCTGCAGGGGGACCTGGAACAGCGGGTAGCGGGCTTGCTTGAACAGCGCAAGGAGGCTTACGATTTTGCGGATCTTACCTTAATGACCGATGAACGGTCTCTGGAGGAAATGGTGGAGGAGCTGGCCGCTCTGGCAGCCGGTAAATAG
- a CDS encoding nickel pincer cofactor-dependent isomerase, group 22 — translation MSILQELLKDIPVPQMVRIRQKFDRTAVTEIREVLEEELRKPGAVDRIQPGQRVAVAVGSRGVANIGLLTRTTIDAIKERGGEPFIVPCMGSHGGATAEGQKNILHHLGVTEEAMGAPILSSMEVVKIDSLPNGLPVYVDKIASEADAIVVINRVKPHTAFRGPIESGIMKMIAIGLGKQKGAEACHQLGFKYMAENVPQMARIMIDKLPILFGVAVVENAYDETCLIEVLPASDIEEREVELLKEAKSRLPQILFGQVDVLVIDYIGKNISGDGMDPNVTGRYPTPYAHGGPDVSKMVVLDLTEETNGNANGVGTADFTTQRLVDKTDLPGTYANGLTSTVCAPTKLATTLENQLYAIKAAVKTCNILDYTKCRLVRIQDTLHLGEIEISVNLLEEARQHPDIEILTEPYDLAFDSEGNLFG, via the coding sequence ATGAGTATTTTACAAGAGCTGCTTAAGGACATTCCCGTTCCTCAAATGGTCCGAATCCGGCAGAAATTTGACCGGACCGCGGTGACCGAGATCCGGGAGGTGCTCGAGGAAGAGCTGCGCAAGCCGGGGGCCGTCGACCGGATCCAGCCGGGCCAGCGGGTAGCCGTTGCGGTCGGAAGCCGTGGCGTGGCGAACATCGGTCTCTTGACCCGCACGACGATTGACGCGATTAAGGAGCGGGGCGGCGAGCCCTTCATCGTTCCCTGCATGGGCAGCCACGGAGGAGCGACGGCGGAAGGGCAGAAGAATATTCTGCATCACCTTGGCGTGACCGAGGAGGCCATGGGCGCTCCCATTCTGTCTTCTATGGAAGTGGTGAAGATCGATTCCCTGCCGAACGGGCTTCCCGTCTATGTCGACAAGATCGCTTCCGAGGCCGACGCCATCGTGGTCATCAACCGCGTTAAGCCGCACACCGCCTTCCGCGGTCCGATCGAGAGCGGCATCATGAAAATGATCGCCATCGGCCTTGGCAAGCAGAAGGGGGCGGAGGCGTGCCATCAGCTCGGGTTCAAGTATATGGCGGAGAACGTCCCCCAAATGGCCCGTATCATGATCGACAAGCTGCCTATTCTTTTCGGGGTGGCCGTGGTGGAGAACGCGTATGACGAGACGTGCCTTATCGAAGTGCTCCCCGCTTCCGACATCGAAGAAAGGGAAGTCGAGCTTCTGAAGGAAGCCAAGAGCCGGCTTCCGCAAATTCTTTTCGGCCAGGTGGACGTGCTCGTAATCGACTATATCGGGAAGAACATCAGCGGAGACGGCATGGATCCGAACGTGACCGGACGGTACCCCACCCCGTATGCGCACGGAGGACCGGATGTGAGCAAGATGGTAGTGCTCGACCTGACGGAGGAAACGAACGGGAACGCGAACGGAGTCGGCACGGCGGATTTTACGACCCAGCGGCTTGTGGACAAGACCGATCTGCCGGGGACCTATGCGAATGGACTGACCTCCACCGTATGTGCGCCGACCAAACTAGCGACGACGCTCGAGAATCAGCTCTATGCGATCAAAGCCGCGGTCAAAACCTGCAACATTCTCGATTACACGAAATGCCGGCTCGTCCGCATTCAGGATACGCTGCATCTCGGGGAAATTGAAATTTCGGTCAACCTTCTGGAGGAAGCCAGACAGCATCCGGATATCGAAATCCTTACCGAGCCGTATGACCTGGCGTTTGACAGCGAAGGGAACCTTTTCGGATGA
- a CDS encoding C39 family peptidase produces the protein MNGIRKTVNYTISFLLLAGLVFSSGVMSVLLYAKMTGKDWVLSWKSDTAVAFAETLPVPSPSPAPAKPASALLEVPLIRQNPELPSGCEVTSLSMLLAYYGAKTDKLKLAAEMKRDTTELKRAPDGTILSWGNPNVGFVGEITGRAKGFGIYHTALIELMRKYIPDAVDLTGGSFEALEKQVASGSPVVVWTTIDYIVPEPDRWVVWDTSLGPIRTTFSEHAVVLVGYDEQNVYVNDPLSGKSSLPVNKAAFLETWEAMGKQALSYPSRATQ, from the coding sequence ATGAATGGAATCCGCAAAACGGTCAACTACACGATAAGCTTTCTGCTTCTAGCCGGTTTGGTGTTTTCCAGCGGGGTGATGAGCGTTCTTCTCTATGCCAAAATGACGGGGAAGGACTGGGTGCTGTCCTGGAAGTCGGACACCGCGGTGGCGTTCGCCGAAACGCTGCCCGTCCCCTCGCCTTCCCCAGCACCGGCCAAGCCGGCTTCGGCCCTTCTGGAGGTCCCTCTCATCCGCCAGAATCCGGAGCTTCCGTCAGGCTGCGAGGTGACGAGCCTCAGCATGCTTCTCGCCTACTACGGCGCGAAGACGGACAAGCTGAAGCTGGCCGCTGAAATGAAGAGGGACACTACCGAATTAAAAAGAGCCCCGGACGGGACCATACTATCATGGGGCAACCCCAACGTCGGCTTCGTGGGTGAAATCACCGGCAGGGCCAAAGGCTTCGGGATTTATCATACGGCCTTGATCGAACTGATGAGGAAGTATATCCCGGATGCCGTCGACCTGACCGGAGGTTCCTTTGAAGCGTTGGAGAAACAGGTGGCATCCGGCAGTCCGGTCGTGGTCTGGACGACCATTGATTATATCGTCCCGGAGCCCGATCGCTGGGTGGTTTGGGATACGTCCCTCGGCCCGATCCGGACGACCTTCTCCGAGCATGCCGTCGTGCTCGTGGGTTATGACGAGCAGAACGTTTACGTGAACGACCCGTTGAGCGGCAAAAGCTCTTTACCGGTCAACAAAGCAGCCTTTCTGGAAACATGGGAAGCGATGGGAAAGCAGGCTCTTTCCTATCCGTCCAGAGCTACACAATAG
- a CDS encoding rhodanese-like domain-containing protein, with the protein MSDIQTITPEEIRDRLRKGEKLNLIDVREDEEVSEGMIPGAKHIPLGHLPERHSEIERNGEIILVCRSGNRSRRAYDFLQASGFQGLKNMTGGMLEWDKL; encoded by the coding sequence ATGAGCGATATCCAAACCATTACCCCCGAAGAAATTCGCGACCGTCTCCGCAAGGGGGAAAAGCTCAACCTGATCGACGTCCGGGAGGACGAAGAAGTCTCGGAAGGCATGATTCCGGGAGCCAAGCACATTCCCTTGGGCCATTTGCCCGAACGGCACTCCGAGATCGAGCGGAACGGAGAGATTATCCTGGTCTGCCGGAGCGGCAACAGGAGCCGGCGTGCTTATGATTTCCTACAGGCCAGCGGCTTCCAGGGACTTAAGAACATGACCGGCGGGATGCTGGAGTGGGACAAGCTGTAA
- the aroA gene encoding 3-phosphoshikimate 1-carboxyvinyltransferase, producing the protein MKAIVKPAARLQGEIQALSSKNYTTRYLLIAALAEGTSTIHYPAHSEDSDAMRRCIRDLGAVIEEDEEKITITGFGRHPKDVKELDVGNAGAVLRFLMSIASFCPEVTFVNKYPASLGKRPHNDLIDSLRQMGIEVEDRDGKLPITIRGGKPRGGKITVSGNVSSQFLSSLLFMTPLLEEDSEIEVLHDLKSKVIVGQTLEVLAQAGIQVEASEDLMHYRIPGRQSYQAQKYTVQGDYPGSAAILAAAAVTNSDVVVHRLEEKSRQGERAVVDVLKAMGVNLTHKDGVVHVLGNEKLRAGEFDGDHFTDAVLAMVAAAVFAEGTSRFYNVENLRYKECDRITDYVNELRKAGADVEERQSEIIIHGKPEGVEGGVEINAHYDHRVIMALTVVGLRSRQGLTILDAQHVAKSYPHYFEHLLALGAEIEFTE; encoded by the coding sequence ATGAAGGCCATCGTCAAACCGGCAGCCCGGCTGCAGGGGGAAATCCAGGCGCTTTCCTCCAAAAATTACACGACCCGCTACCTGCTGATTGCCGCGCTGGCGGAAGGGACAAGCACCATTCATTATCCGGCCCACAGCGAGGACAGCGATGCCATGCGCCGCTGCATCCGGGATCTGGGAGCCGTCATCGAAGAGGACGAAGAGAAGATCACGATCACAGGCTTTGGCCGTCATCCTAAGGACGTTAAAGAGCTCGACGTGGGCAATGCGGGAGCGGTGCTCCGTTTTCTGATGTCCATCGCGTCCTTCTGCCCTGAGGTCACCTTCGTCAACAAATATCCCGCATCCCTCGGCAAAAGGCCGCATAACGACCTCATCGACTCCCTTCGCCAGATGGGGATTGAAGTGGAAGACCGGGACGGCAAGCTGCCGATCACGATCCGCGGCGGCAAGCCGAGAGGAGGCAAAATTACCGTATCCGGCAACGTAAGCTCCCAGTTCCTGAGCTCACTCTTGTTCATGACTCCTCTGCTGGAGGAGGACAGCGAGATCGAGGTGCTGCATGACCTGAAATCGAAGGTGATCGTAGGGCAGACGCTGGAGGTTCTGGCTCAAGCCGGAATCCAGGTGGAAGCAAGCGAGGACCTGATGCATTACCGCATTCCGGGACGCCAGTCCTACCAGGCCCAGAAGTACACCGTGCAAGGGGACTATCCCGGCTCCGCGGCCATCCTGGCCGCAGCGGCGGTAACGAACTCGGATGTCGTCGTGCACCGGCTCGAAGAGAAGAGCAGACAGGGCGAACGGGCCGTGGTTGACGTACTGAAGGCCATGGGCGTTAACCTGACGCACAAGGACGGAGTTGTGCACGTGCTGGGGAACGAGAAGCTCCGGGCGGGCGAGTTTGACGGGGATCACTTTACGGATGCCGTGCTTGCCATGGTAGCCGCGGCGGTTTTTGCCGAAGGAACCTCGCGCTTCTACAACGTGGAGAATCTCCGCTACAAGGAATGCGACCGCATTACCGATTACGTCAACGAGCTGCGTAAGGCAGGGGCGGATGTGGAGGAGCGGCAGAGCGAGATCATTATCCATGGGAAGCCCGAAGGAGTGGAGGGTGGAGTCGAAATCAATGCCCACTATGACCACCGGGTCATCATGGCTTTGACCGTTGTCGGGCTCCGTTCCCGTCAAGGGCTGACGATTTTGGACGCTCAGCATGTGGCCAAATCGTACCCGCATTATTTTGAACACCTGCTTGCCCTAGGGGCCGAGATCGAATTTACGGAGTAG
- a CDS encoding SDR family oxidoreductase — protein MNLFDLSGKTAVVIGGNSTLGGTMAVALGAHGADVAVVGRNAEKSEEVRRRIEEAGGKAKVFSADATKADDLKALLADVLAWTGRVDILMNAPGKNSPTPFFELTMEEWDSIMEVNLKGVVQACQIFGKHMVDQGQGGSIINISSVSSEPPLSRVFTYSASKAAVNNVTKFLAREFAPSRVRVNAIIPGFFPAEQNRKILSPERTESILSHTPMGRFGEAEELQGAAVYLASDKASGFVTGSLLRVDGGFGSMTI, from the coding sequence ATGAATTTGTTTGATTTGTCGGGGAAAACCGCCGTCGTTATCGGAGGGAACAGCACACTGGGTGGAACGATGGCCGTCGCCCTCGGTGCGCACGGTGCCGATGTAGCGGTCGTTGGCCGTAACGCGGAGAAATCGGAAGAGGTCCGCCGCCGGATTGAGGAAGCGGGCGGGAAGGCCAAGGTCTTCTCGGCTGACGCCACGAAGGCGGATGACCTGAAAGCGCTGCTCGCGGACGTCCTGGCCTGGACGGGCCGTGTGGACATTCTAATGAATGCCCCCGGCAAGAACAGCCCGACTCCGTTTTTTGAACTGACCATGGAGGAATGGGATTCCATCATGGAGGTTAACCTTAAGGGAGTAGTGCAGGCCTGTCAAATTTTCGGCAAGCATATGGTCGATCAGGGCCAGGGGGGAAGCATTATTAACATCTCCTCCGTTTCGTCCGAGCCTCCGCTTTCCCGGGTCTTTACATATTCCGCTTCCAAAGCGGCCGTCAACAACGTGACCAAATTCCTTGCCCGGGAATTTGCCCCCAGCCGGGTTCGCGTTAACGCCATCATTCCAGGCTTTTTTCCAGCCGAGCAGAACCGCAAGATTCTATCTCCGGAGAGAACGGAATCCATTCTTTCGCATACTCCCATGGGACGGTTCGGAGAGGCCGAGGAGCTTCAAGGGGCAGCCGTTTATCTTGCCTCCGACAAGGCTTCCGGCTTCGTCACCGGTTCCCTTCTGCGTGTGGACGGCGGCTTTGGCTCCATGACCATTTAA
- the gntK gene encoding gluconokinase, which yields MSPAAKPYVIASDIGTTSAKTLVINREGKVLASHSIEYPMHTPTPDRAEQNPLEIYQAVTKGIKEVIWKAGISSKEILCVSFSSAMHSLIAVDREGNPLTPCITWADNRSSAYVPIVKKDHDGHGIYRRTGTPIHPMSPLLKLLWMKDHDREIYEKAYKFIGIKEFVFAKLFSRFVVDHSIASATGMFNLKVLDWDDEALRLTGLTRERLSEPVPTTYRLEGLPVVQAIEMGLSPDTPFVIGASDGVLANLGGGAIDPGVYAVTIGTSGAVRGVVREPVTDPQGRLFCYALKEDFWVIGGAINNGGIMFRWVRDQLATLEAEEGRSLGLDPYDHLTKLAEGVKAGSDGLLFLPFLLGERAPYWNANARGIFFGLSMYHQKSHMIRAVLEGVVYRIHSVMTALEELGGKAGEIRAAGGFARSTFWRQIMTDVLGASVTVPDAIEASGLGAAQLGLLAMGEIQDFSGIHEWVQTGSRHSVDEANHEIYRELTGIYSRVYHQLTNEFDEISAFQLKHIGR from the coding sequence ATGAGTCCTGCCGCCAAGCCGTATGTGATCGCGTCGGATATCGGGACGACAAGCGCCAAGACGCTCGTGATCAACCGGGAGGGAAAGGTGCTGGCCTCCCATTCCATCGAGTATCCGATGCATACGCCGACACCCGACCGGGCCGAGCAGAACCCGCTGGAAATCTACCAGGCGGTTACCAAAGGGATCAAGGAAGTCATCTGGAAGGCCGGGATTTCCTCTAAGGAGATTTTATGCGTCTCCTTCAGCTCGGCCATGCACAGCCTGATTGCGGTGGACCGGGAAGGGAATCCGCTTACCCCTTGTATCACTTGGGCGGACAACCGGAGCTCCGCTTATGTCCCAATCGTTAAGAAGGACCATGACGGACACGGAATATACCGGAGAACGGGAACGCCTATCCATCCCATGTCCCCGCTCTTGAAGCTTCTCTGGATGAAAGACCATGACCGGGAGATTTACGAGAAGGCGTATAAATTTATCGGCATCAAGGAATTTGTTTTTGCCAAGCTGTTCTCCCGGTTCGTGGTCGATCATTCCATCGCCAGCGCGACCGGAATGTTTAATCTTAAGGTGCTGGATTGGGACGACGAAGCCCTGCGTCTCACCGGCCTTACCCGGGAACGCTTGTCGGAGCCCGTGCCGACCACCTACCGCCTCGAGGGGCTTCCCGTCGTCCAGGCGATTGAGATGGGGCTTTCCCCGGATACGCCGTTTGTCATCGGGGCGTCCGACGGGGTGTTGGCAAATCTGGGGGGCGGAGCCATCGATCCCGGAGTTTATGCGGTCACCATCGGCACGAGCGGTGCGGTACGGGGAGTGGTCCGCGAGCCGGTTACCGATCCGCAGGGCAGGCTGTTCTGCTATGCGCTGAAAGAGGACTTTTGGGTAATCGGCGGGGCGATCAACAACGGTGGAATCATGTTCCGCTGGGTGAGGGACCAGCTGGCTACTCTCGAAGCGGAGGAGGGGCGAAGTCTGGGGCTGGATCCTTACGATCATCTCACCAAGCTGGCGGAAGGCGTCAAGGCGGGCTCCGACGGACTTCTTTTTCTTCCATTCCTTCTCGGGGAGAGGGCACCCTATTGGAATGCCAATGCCCGGGGAATCTTCTTCGGCTTGTCGATGTACCATCAGAAGAGCCATATGATCCGCGCGGTCCTCGAAGGGGTCGTGTACCGCATTCATTCGGTTATGACTGCTTTGGAGGAGCTTGGCGGGAAAGCGGGTGAAATCCGCGCGGCCGGCGGCTTTGCCCGCTCCACGTTCTGGCGGCAGATCATGACGGATGTGCTGGGAGCCTCCGTTACGGTCCCGGATGCCATTGAAGCGTCCGGTTTGGGAGCCGCCCAGCTGGGCCTGCTGGCCATGGGAGAGATTCAGGATTTCAGCGGCATCCACGAATGGGTGCAAACCGGAAGCCGGCATTCGGTCGATGAGGCCAACCATGAGATCTACCGTGAATTGACAGGCATTTATTCCCGGGTGTATCATCAGTTGACCAATGAATTCGACGAAATCTCGGCCTTCCAGCTTAAACATATCGGGAGATAA
- a CDS encoding CoA-binding protein: MSFENPPRERIKEMLRDAGNIAVVGLSDNPERVSHMVAAAMQTRGYRIIPVNPNAGEILGEKSYPSLTDIPEPVDIVNVFRRSEQVVPIAEEAVKIGAKVFWLQQGIVNEEAARIAAEAGLEVVMDRCIKVEDAILHPRSS; encoded by the coding sequence ATGAGCTTTGAGAACCCGCCGCGTGAGCGGATTAAAGAAATGTTGAGAGACGCTGGAAACATTGCGGTCGTCGGGCTTTCCGATAACCCGGAACGGGTTTCGCATATGGTGGCGGCCGCCATGCAGACACGCGGCTACCGGATCATTCCGGTTAATCCGAATGCCGGGGAAATTCTCGGAGAGAAGTCCTACCCCAGCTTGACGGACATTCCTGAGCCGGTCGACATCGTCAATGTCTTCCGCCGCAGCGAGCAGGTGGTGCCGATTGCGGAGGAGGCAGTGAAGATCGGAGCGAAGGTCTTCTGGCTGCAGCAGGGGATTGTGAACGAGGAGGCCGCCCGGATTGCTGCCGAAGCAGGGCTCGAGGTGGTCATGGACCGCTGCATCAAGGTGGAGGACGCCATTCTCCATCCGAGAAGCTCATGA